In a genomic window of Hippoglossus stenolepis isolate QCI-W04-F060 chromosome 15, HSTE1.2, whole genome shotgun sequence:
- the LOC118121937 gene encoding transmembrane protein 47, with product MSVNEVYVFRPFKLIALLCVFLALCLDLVALLSPAWVTADHFSLSLWESCSQSDARHSEDEPQWSCFSTLTSDWQIATLVLLVAGAVATLVAFLVALISLCRGTQRQHYRTVAVLLFTAVVLQACALVLYPIKFIDGTVLQTYHEFNWGYGLGWGATIFMLGGGILFCLRTDIYEDAMY from the exons ATGTCTGTGAACGAGGTGTACGTGTTCCGACCCTTCAAGCTGATCGCGCTGCTGTGCGTCTTCCTGGCTCTGTGCCTGGACCTGGTGGCTCTGCTCAGTCCCGCCTGGGTCACCGCCGACCACTTCTCCCTTTCCCTATGGGAGTCCTGCTCCCAGTCCGACGCACGGCACTCGGAAGACGAGCCTCAGTGGAGCTGCTTCTCCACACTCACATCTG ACTGGCAGATTGCCACGCTGGTGCTCCTGGTGGCCGGCGCCGTGGCGACTCTGGTGGCGTTTTTGGTGGCCCTCATATCCCTCTGCCGGGGGACTCAGAGACAGCACTACCGCACCGTGGCTGTGCTCCTCTTCACTGCCG TGGTTCTGCAGGCCTGCGCTCTCGTCCTCTACCCGATCAAGTTCATCGACGGAACGGTTCTCCAGACGTACCATGAGTTTAACTGGGGCTACGGGCTCGGCTGGGGGGCCACCATCTTCATGCTGGGCGGAGGGATCCTCTTCTGCCTGCGGACGGACATATACGAGGATGCAATGTACTAA